The Dunckerocampus dactyliophorus isolate RoL2022-P2 chromosome 1, RoL_Ddac_1.1, whole genome shotgun sequence genome has a segment encoding these proteins:
- the ythdf1 gene encoding YTH domain-containing family protein 1 isoform X1 — protein sequence MMSAASIDPQISKGQDASKAFPVSVQNGSLHQKDAVHDNDFEPYLTGQSNQNNSYQSMTDPYLSSYYAPSIGFPYPLSEAPWSTGGDPPIPYLTPYAPLSNGDHHFMHDTVFGQPGGLSSSIYPHRFNFFPENPAFSAWGTSGSQGQQTQSSAYGGSYSYPPSSLGGTLVPDGQTGFHSDTLSKAPGMNNLEQGMLSLKIGGDVTAGSSGVKAAGSVIGGGASVAVATGNGGTPVGMPPPKPASWAAIASKPAKLQQQKTKNKLGTPIGGGPLPPPPIKHNMDIDTWDNKVIATKMAPPLHHHQQHQAQQLHSHPASLLPPLQQSLQSAQSLVQQMTMQAPPPPPLQSYQNHNSAPAPQTRWVAPRNRNLCYGGGSLDSSGSSSGGGIGNGGGGGVCLGLEPGCESHPVLEKLRAAHSYNPKEFDWNLKNGRVFIIKSYSEDDIHRSIKYSIWCSTEHGNKRLDSAFRAMNSKGPVYLLFSVNGSGHFCGVAEMRSPVDYGTSAGVWAQDKWKGKFDVNWLFVKDVPNSQLRHIRLENNDNKPVTNSRDTQEVPLEKAKQVLKIIAQYKHTTSIFDDFSHYEKKQEEEEVVKKSYEPATIQNRPRLDQEYHCIQSLFSSLSTQDRQK from the exons ATGATGTCCGCGGCCAGCATTGACCCGCAG ATATCGAAAGGACAGGATGCCAGCAAAG CTTTTCCCGTTTCAGTGCAGAACGGCTCCCTGCACCAGAAGGATGCGGTCCACGACAACGACTTTGAGCCTTATCTCACTGGACAGTCCAATCAG AATAACAGCTATCAGTCCATGACAGACCCATACCTGTCCAGCTACTACGCCCCCTCCATTGGATTTCCTTACCCCCTCAGTGAGGCTCCGTGGTCTACAGGTGGTGACCCACCTATACCCTACCTGACACCCTATGCACCCCTCAGCAATGGAGACCACCACTTCATGCATGACACAGTGTTTGGGCAGCCAGGGGGGCTCAGCAGCAGCATTTATCCACACAGGTTTAACTTTTTCCCAGAGAACCCGGCCTTCTCCGCCTGGGGTACCAGTGGTTCTCAGGGCCAGCAGACTCAAAGCTCAGCCTATGGGGGGAGTTACAGCTACCCACCAAGCTCATTAGGAGGCACCTTAGTCCCGGATGGTCAGACCGGTTTCCATAGCGACACCCTCAGCAAGGCTCCAGGTATGAACAACCTAGAGCAGGGCATGCTGAGCCTTAAAATAGGCGGGGATGTGACAGCAGGCAGCTCGGGTGTGAAAGCTGCTGGCTCGGTGATCGGTGGTGGCGCTAGTGTCGCTGTTGCCACGGGCAACGGGGGAACTCCAGTAGGAATGCCACCTCCGAAGCCGGCATCGTGGGCTGCTATCGCTAGTAAGCCCGCAAAGCTACAACAGCAAAAGACCAAGAACAAGCTTGGCACGCCCATAGGTGGTGGACCTCTGCCCCCACCACCCATCAAACACAACATGGACATTGACACGTGGGATAATAAAGTGATCGCCACAAAGATGGCTCCCCCTTTGCACCACCACCAACAGCACCAGGCGCAGCAGCTTCACTCACACCCTGCCAGCCTCTTGCCTCCTCTTCAGCAGTCGCTCCAGTCGGCCCAGTCTCTTGTGCAGCAGATGACCATGCAggctcctccgcctcctcccctCCAGTCCTACCAGAACCACAACTCCGCTCCAGCACCTCAGACCCGCTGGGTAGCCCCTCGCAATCGCAACTTGTGTTACGGTGGCGGAAGCTTGGACAGTAGCGGCTCCTCAAGTGGCGGTGGTATCGGTAACGGGGGTGGAGGAGGCGTCTGCTTGGGACTAGAGCCGGGCTGCGAGTCCCATCCCGTCCTGGAGAAGCTGCGAGCAGCCCACAGTTACAACCCCAAGGAGTTTGACTGGAACCTGAAAAATGGCCGAGTGTTCATCATCAAGAGCTACTCTGAAGATGACATCCACCGCTCCATCAAGTACTCCATCTGGTGTAGCACGGAGCACGGGAACAAACGTCTGGACTCTGCCTTCAGGGCCATGAACTCCAAAGGTCCCGTTTACTTGTTGTTCAGCGTCAACGGCAGCGGCCATTTCTGCGGTGTGGCGGAAATGCGCTCGCCCGTGGACTATGGCACCAGTGCTGGTGTTTGGGCGCAGGACAAGTGGAAGGGCAAGTTTGATGTGAACTGGTTATTTGTTAAGGACGTGCCTAACAGCCAGCTGCGCCACATCCGCTTGGAGAACAACGACAACAAGCCAGTCACCAACTCGCGGGACACTCAAGAGGTTCCTCTGGAGAAGGCCAAGCAGGTGCTCAAGATCATCGCCCAGTACAAACACACCACCTCCATCTTTGATGACTTTTCTCACTATGAGaagaagcaggaggaggaagaggtggTCAAAAAG AGCTATGAACCTGCCACAATACAGAACCGACCCCGACTCGATCAG GAGTATCACTGCATCCAAAGCTTGTTTTCTTCGCTCTCCACGCAGGATCGTCAGAAGTAA
- the ythdf1 gene encoding YTH domain-containing family protein 1 isoform X2 — MMSAASIDPQISKGQDASKAFPVSVQNGSLHQKDAVHDNDFEPYLTGQSNQNNSYQSMTDPYLSSYYAPSIGFPYPLSEAPWSTGGDPPIPYLTPYAPLSNGDHHFMHDTVFGQPGGLSSSIYPHRFNFFPENPAFSAWGTSGSQGQQTQSSAYGGSYSYPPSSLGGTLVPDGQTGFHSDTLSKAPGMNNLEQGMLSLKIGGDVTAGSSGVKAAGSVIGGGASVAVATGNGGTPVGMPPPKPASWAAIASKPAKLQQQKTKNKLGTPIGGGPLPPPPIKHNMDIDTWDNKVIATKMAPPLHHHQQHQAQQLHSHPASLLPPLQQSLQSAQSLVQQMTMQAPPPPPLQSYQNHNSAPAPQTRWVAPRNRNLCYGGGSLDSSGSSSGGGIGNGGGGGVCLGLEPGCESHPVLEKLRAAHSYNPKEFDWNLKNGRVFIIKSYSEDDIHRSIKYSIWCSTEHGNKRLDSAFRAMNSKGPVYLLFSVNGSGHFCGVAEMRSPVDYGTSAGVWAQDKWKGKFDVNWLFVKDVPNSQLRHIRLENNDNKPVTNSRDTQEVPLEKAKQVLKIIAQYKHTTSIFDDFSHYEKKQEEEEVVKKSYEPATIQNRPRLDQDRQK, encoded by the exons ATGATGTCCGCGGCCAGCATTGACCCGCAG ATATCGAAAGGACAGGATGCCAGCAAAG CTTTTCCCGTTTCAGTGCAGAACGGCTCCCTGCACCAGAAGGATGCGGTCCACGACAACGACTTTGAGCCTTATCTCACTGGACAGTCCAATCAG AATAACAGCTATCAGTCCATGACAGACCCATACCTGTCCAGCTACTACGCCCCCTCCATTGGATTTCCTTACCCCCTCAGTGAGGCTCCGTGGTCTACAGGTGGTGACCCACCTATACCCTACCTGACACCCTATGCACCCCTCAGCAATGGAGACCACCACTTCATGCATGACACAGTGTTTGGGCAGCCAGGGGGGCTCAGCAGCAGCATTTATCCACACAGGTTTAACTTTTTCCCAGAGAACCCGGCCTTCTCCGCCTGGGGTACCAGTGGTTCTCAGGGCCAGCAGACTCAAAGCTCAGCCTATGGGGGGAGTTACAGCTACCCACCAAGCTCATTAGGAGGCACCTTAGTCCCGGATGGTCAGACCGGTTTCCATAGCGACACCCTCAGCAAGGCTCCAGGTATGAACAACCTAGAGCAGGGCATGCTGAGCCTTAAAATAGGCGGGGATGTGACAGCAGGCAGCTCGGGTGTGAAAGCTGCTGGCTCGGTGATCGGTGGTGGCGCTAGTGTCGCTGTTGCCACGGGCAACGGGGGAACTCCAGTAGGAATGCCACCTCCGAAGCCGGCATCGTGGGCTGCTATCGCTAGTAAGCCCGCAAAGCTACAACAGCAAAAGACCAAGAACAAGCTTGGCACGCCCATAGGTGGTGGACCTCTGCCCCCACCACCCATCAAACACAACATGGACATTGACACGTGGGATAATAAAGTGATCGCCACAAAGATGGCTCCCCCTTTGCACCACCACCAACAGCACCAGGCGCAGCAGCTTCACTCACACCCTGCCAGCCTCTTGCCTCCTCTTCAGCAGTCGCTCCAGTCGGCCCAGTCTCTTGTGCAGCAGATGACCATGCAggctcctccgcctcctcccctCCAGTCCTACCAGAACCACAACTCCGCTCCAGCACCTCAGACCCGCTGGGTAGCCCCTCGCAATCGCAACTTGTGTTACGGTGGCGGAAGCTTGGACAGTAGCGGCTCCTCAAGTGGCGGTGGTATCGGTAACGGGGGTGGAGGAGGCGTCTGCTTGGGACTAGAGCCGGGCTGCGAGTCCCATCCCGTCCTGGAGAAGCTGCGAGCAGCCCACAGTTACAACCCCAAGGAGTTTGACTGGAACCTGAAAAATGGCCGAGTGTTCATCATCAAGAGCTACTCTGAAGATGACATCCACCGCTCCATCAAGTACTCCATCTGGTGTAGCACGGAGCACGGGAACAAACGTCTGGACTCTGCCTTCAGGGCCATGAACTCCAAAGGTCCCGTTTACTTGTTGTTCAGCGTCAACGGCAGCGGCCATTTCTGCGGTGTGGCGGAAATGCGCTCGCCCGTGGACTATGGCACCAGTGCTGGTGTTTGGGCGCAGGACAAGTGGAAGGGCAAGTTTGATGTGAACTGGTTATTTGTTAAGGACGTGCCTAACAGCCAGCTGCGCCACATCCGCTTGGAGAACAACGACAACAAGCCAGTCACCAACTCGCGGGACACTCAAGAGGTTCCTCTGGAGAAGGCCAAGCAGGTGCTCAAGATCATCGCCCAGTACAAACACACCACCTCCATCTTTGATGACTTTTCTCACTATGAGaagaagcaggaggaggaagaggtggTCAAAAAG AGCTATGAACCTGCCACAATACAGAACCGACCCCGACTCGATCAG GATCGTCAGAAGTAA
- the nkain5 gene encoding sodium/potassium-transporting ATPase subunit beta-1-interacting protein 3, whose protein sequence is MGCCSARCMLVLLCCLQLITTLERQVFDFLGFQWAPIMINFIHIIVVILGLFGAIQYRPRYVILYLLWMLLWLSWNVFVCCLYLDLGGLSKESDILSLRLSPHRSWWKENGPNCQSELLPSTDWQNPGNPQLTTVLSCWLEYQYIEVLHGITQLFISLPAFVYACYVVSLFSNEVDTFDTINEYHSPSKPPHFFH, encoded by the exons ATGGGCTGCTGCTCGGCACGATGCATGCTGGTCCTCCTGTGCTGCCTGCAGCTG ATCACTACACTGGAGAGACAGGTCTTTGACTTCCTTGGGTTCCAGTGGGCTCCCATCATGATAAACTTCATCCACATCATCGTGGTCATCCTGGGCCTATTTGGTGCCATACAGTACAGACCACGCTATGTTATTCTG TACCTGCTGTGGATGCTGTTATGGCTCAGCTGGAATGTCTTTGTTTGCTGTCTCTACTTGGACCTGGGAGGGCTTTCCAAG GAGAGCGACATTCTCTCCCTCAGACTGTCACCGCATCGCTCCTGGTGGAAGGAAAACGGTCCAAACTGTCAGAGTGAGCTTCTTCCGTCCACTGACTGGCAGAACCCTGGAAACCCACAGCTGACCACCGTACTGAGCTGCTGGCTGGAGTACCAGTACATAGAAGTCCTGCACGGCATCACCCAGCTCTTCATATCA CTTCCAGCATTTGTTTATGCCTGCTATGTGGTCAGTCTTTTCTCCAATGAAGTGGACACCT TTGATACCATTAATGAGTATCACAGCCCATCCAAACCTCCACACTTCTTCCACTAG